The Nitrosomonas sp. PY1 genomic sequence AATTCATTCCTTGTGCAATGGCCAACCCTTGGTGCATAGCACGCTCGCACACTTCGAGTTCAGCGCGATTCTCGATATAACAAATCACTTTCCGCAAGCTGCTCGTTTCATCATCAGGATTACTTTTAAGTCGATCGAATCGGTAATTGCTACCGACTACTTGAATCACAATCTGGCAAACTTTCCAATCGTTAGTACTTCTTTTCATTGAAAAATCAGACAGGAATAAAGCCACATCAGTTACTCCCGTTTTTTGCAAAGTGGATAAAATCGAGCCAATTACTCCTTGCAAGGATTTTTCATTGAATTCTTGCTCCTTACCCAACCCGACTAACAACACTCTTTTAAATAAAGTACCTGGAACATGATGTAATAATAGGCAAGTTCCAACTTTACCTTCCATGTCTCCTAAGGTCAGTAGATTTCTAATATACCCTTGAGAAGCTTTGTCCAGAATCTTCGCTGAATTAGCTAATTTCCTAGAATCAAAAACACCTACTACCGCACACGCACCCCTTTGTTTTTCAGCGTTTCCCACTTTAATTACAAAATCCACCTTAGACTCCTTTTTATGAAATTGTCCTAATTATTTTTCAAGATTAAGTAGCATAGCACTTCAACATTAAAAAGAATAACATCAAACATACAATCAGTTATGTTTCTAAGGAAAATAACCTCTTTTTCCTGCCCTACTCAAGCTAAGCATATGAATAACCTTTATACTATAATGACTGCTTATTGCTGATTGACCAATTAATGTATTTGAGTTGAGAGAATGATTAAGTGCTTGATGACAATATAAAACGTCGCCTAGATTTTTGCACCACACTACCTAGTCTGCCAGCAGTTGCTGTAAAAATCATTGAATTAGCCAATGATCCTGATGCAGATATCGGCACCGCATGCCAATACATCTCAATGGACCCAGTACTATCCGCCAAATTACTTAAAACAGCCAATGCACCTTTATACAAATCTCGGCGAGTTGCTACTAATATCCGACAAGCTGTTAGCATACTTGGCACCCACTCCGTTATCGTAATAGCACTCTCTTTCTCATTAAGCAATTCATTAATGAAGGGATCACGCACTGGATATTTGGCTTCTTTTAATCACGACAATTTCTGGCGCCGTTCCATCACTTCAGCGCTTGCCTGTCGTGCACTTGGAGAAAAGCTAAACTTAAGCTTTTTAGATGATTTATTGCTCGCAGGGCTAGTTCAGGAAATTGGCATCCTTATTTTTTCAGCAATCATGCCTGAAGAATATGAGCCACTCTATTCAGCGCACAAAAATCATGATTCATTGCTGAAAGCTGAGCGTAAAGTCTTTGGATTTGGGCATGATGAACTAGGTTATGCTTTGCTTAAAAAATGGCATATTCCTGACTATATTGCATTATGTTGCGTTGCCAGTCATGGCCATCCTGGTCCAAAAGATCACGGGCCTACACTGCAAGCCTGTGTTGCCACATCCCGTTATTTGGCTGGTTATTTTCTTTTTCCGCAAGAAACTGACAAGCTTGATAGCATGGTTGAGTCCGCGCACGAATGGCTAGGTGTGGATTGCGAAACATTACTTGAAGTCATCAAAATTATGGAAACCGGTTTAAAATCCATCGAAGATTTGTTTGATATCAGCATCTATGGATCGTTGGATGCTGCAACAATTATGTCCGAAGCAAAAGATTTATTAATAGTCCATAATTTAGCAAAAATTAAGGATTTAGAAGAAAAATCGCAACGAGATGGGCTAACAGGTGCTTATAATCGCCTTCATTTCGATGAAACGCTACTTCGTGAATTTCATTTATCCACGCAATACAAGTTACCCCTCACCATAGCTATTATCGATCTAGATTACTTCAAGCAGATTAACGACAGCTACGGCCATGCAGCGGGCGATGCACTCCTTACCGCAGTAGTAGGCGCGATCTTCGACCAAATACGTCAAGACGATACGCTCAGTCGTTTTGGTGGAGAAGAATTTGCTTTAATTTTACCCGGAACCACATTGGCTGCATCAAGAAATCTTATTTCACGCCTAAAAGATTCTATTTCAGCCATTAACTTCAAGGTCAATAACAATCGAATTGTTAATATCACAGCTTCAATCGGTGTAGCCTCGAATGAAGTAGACACGAACAATTTTCTTACGCCATTGGACATGATAAAAGCCGCCGACACTGCGCTTTATGCGGCCAAAAACTCTGGCCGCAATCGTATCATCGAATGGCATCCTTTGTTATCATCATTCAAATTTTAAAAAATTCTTCTGTCTTTTACATGAATCTAATCATCCAAGGTCTGGACGTCAACAATAGTGATTTACGTGCGATTGCAAAACTATCATTCGCCGATGGCATTGAAAAAATCACCGGGCAAGCTTTCCGCTTAACGCATGCAATGCATACGGAAAACAACATAGAAATTGCGGAATACTGTGCACAAGCGCAATTGGACTTTGCTTTCGTCGATCCAGCTCGTAAGCTGTCTGATTTCAAACTCATCGCCATGGATATGGATTCCACTCTCCTCGCGGTTGAAACCATAGATGAAGTCGCTGACATGCTGCATATCAAACCCCAGGTGGCTGAAATTACATTACAAACCATGCGTGGTGAAATAAGTTTTGAAGAAAGTCTGACTCGTCGTACTGCGCTTCTGGAAGGCCTGCATCAAGATATGTTACAAAGCGTGTATGACGAGCGCATCAAGCTAAGCCCGGGTGCCGAAAGAATGCTGCAACAAGCAAATAAACATGGTATAAAAACTATGGTCATTTCTGGAGGATTTACTTTTTTTACAGATCGCATTCAAGAAAAGTTACGATTAGATTTTTCGAGCGCTAACGTATTAGAGATCGAAAATGAAAAACTTACCGGAAAAGTAGTAGGGAAAATTCTCGGCAGGCAAGGCAAAGCTGAGAAACTCAGAGCGATCCAACAGCAACTCGGAATACAAAGTGCGCAAACAATTGCAGTCGGAGATGGTGCCAACGATTTGGATATGATGCTTGAAGCAGGAGTAAGTATCGCGTACCACGCCAAACCCATTGTCAAACAACATGCTACTTATGCCATCGACTATGTAGGACTGGATGGTATCATTAGTTTATTTGCTGGTGACTGAATTACACACCATCCGCATTAAAAACCGAAATACAAACCAGAGCAATATGCATATGCGTAAAAAACAAACTCAAGATTAACTTGACTTAATACTATCTCTATTCGTTTTTGTATGTTTATCGATTCCCATTGTCATCTTGATTTTCCTGATCTGGCCAAAGATCTGGATATACTGCTAGGAAATATGCGAGAAAATCAAGTCACGCATGCACTTTGTGTTAGCGTCGATTTGCCCAATTTCCCTCGCGTCCTTGCTTTAGCAGAGAAACACCAAAACTTGTTTGCTTCTGTAGGCATTCATCCTGATTATGAAAATCAACGTGAACCCAGTGCCGATGAATTGGCTGGATTAGCCGACCATCCTAAAATTATCGCTATCGGTGAAACTGGTTTAGATTATTACCGATTGCAAGGTGATCTGGAGTGGCAGCGGGAGCGTTTCCGCCAACATATTCGTGCCGCAAAAAAAATCCGCAAACCGTTGATCATACATACACGTTCGGCAGCAATCGATACATTACGTATTATGCAAGAGGAAGGCGCGCATGAAGTAGGTGGTGTAATGCACTGCTTTACTGAAAGCTGGGAGATTGCTGAGCAAGCCATCGCGATGAATTTCTATATCTCTTTTTCGGGTATCGTGACTTTCAAAAATGCCGTGACGCTCAAGGAAGTCGCCAAAAATGTTCCATTAAGCCGAATATTAATTGAAACAGACTCTCCCTATTTAGCACCGGTGCCTTTCCGTGGCAAAACCAATCAACCTGCATTTGTACGATACGTAGCTGAAGAAATTGCAAAACTTCGTCAAGTCCCTATAAATGAAATTGCTACCGCTACAACACACAATTTTTTTGATTTATTCAAACTCAACAAAAATGAATTGCAATCGCATTAAACTGAATTTTTTGACGATTTCAATTGCTGCAATCACATTTTTATTATCACTCAATGTCGCAGCGGATGTTCAAAGCGATTTCTTTCGTGCCATTGATAAGGATAGTCTATCGTTAGCTTCTGAGGCTATTAAAAACGGCGCCAATGTTGACCAGCCCAATCAGCAAGGCTATACACCACTGATGATTGCAGCACAAACAGATAATTTAAGGTTAACGAATTTCTTGCTGGAACTCAATGCAAACCCAAATCTGCGCAATCAACATGGTGAAACAGCAATTATGCTAGCCAGCTATTATGGCCGTACCGATATGGTAAAAGTACTCTATTCGAAAGGAGCGGAAATTCATCATGCTGGATGGAATCCGCTGATTTATGCATCAACCAATGGCTTTCTGGATGTTATGTGCTTCTTGCTTGATGCAAAAGCAGATATCAATGCGGTCTCTCCGAATGGTACAACCGCATTAATGATGGCTGTTAGAAGCAATCATTATGCCGCAGCAGAGCTATTGTTGGAACGCGGTGCCGATGTCAATATTCGCAATGAAAATGGCGAAAACTCGCTTAACTGGGCAGAAAAAGCAGGCTACTCTAGTATTGTCAGTTTATTAAAAAAACATGGCGCCACACAATAATTTGATTATTATCACTATATGCTTAGATAGAAAATGAAATCACTGCAAGGTAAAGTTGCACTTGTAACAGGTGCTTCCAGAGGCATCGGTGCAGCAATTGCGTTAGCGTTAGCTAGAAATGGCGCTAAAGTAGTCGTTAATTATGCGCAGAATCAATCGGCGGCTGACAGCGTATGCACAGAAATCCTCAAATGCGGCGGCGAATGTATCGCAGTACAAGCCGATGTCAGCGATCCAGTTGCAGTCAAAATGCTTTTTGCCAAATCCATCTCGCATTTTGGCACAATTGATCTGCTCATTAATAATGCAGGAATTCTAGTTTTTAAAGAAATAACAAATATTCAAGACGATGAAATGAATCGAATCATCGATATTAATTTCAAAAGCGTTTTCTATGCTTTACGAGAAGCCACTACTAAGATTTCTGATAATGGTCGGGTTGTAACAGTTTCTAGCACCGTAACACGTATGATGCTACCTAAATATGGGATTTATGCTGCGACTAAAGCTGCAATTGAACAATTAACGCGAACTTTTGCTTGGGAAATGGGGACACGCGGCATCACTGCGAATATCCTGTCACCAGGACCGGTCGATACGGAATTATTTCGGACAGGAAAAACGATTCAAGATATAGAGCGCATGTCGGCAATGGCTGCATTAGGCCGACTTGGAGAAGTCGATGACATTGCCCAAGCGGTTTTGTTTCTAGTCAGCGATGAAGCTCGATGGATAAATGGGCAAAATATCGCAATTAATGGCGGAATTATCTAAAAACCAAATCATGCTTGCGGAGAAATAAATGCGCATTGGCGTACCCAAAGAAATTAAAATTCACGAATCCCGCGTGGGACTAACCCCCGCTACGGTGCGCGAGCTAATTGCCAATGGGCATCAAGTAATGGTGCAAGAAAATGCCGGGTTACCGATCGACCTGGGAAATGATAAGTATCGCGAAGCTGGAGCACAAATAGTTGACACGCCCGAAGAAATTTTCGCACAAGCGGACCTAATCGTTAAAGTTAAGGAACCGCAGAAATCTGAAATCCCGTTGTTACGTGAAGGCCAGGTAATTTTTACTTACCTGCATCTGGCACCCGATCCGATTCAAGCTAAAGGCCTATTGAACTCTGGTTGTATTGCAATTGCTTATGAAACTGTCACAGATAAATCAGGAGGACTACCTTTGCTTGCACCAATGAGTGAAGTTGCAGGCCGCATGTCGATTCAGGCAGGCGCACATGCATTGGAGCTCAATCAAGGCGGGCGAGGTATTTTACTCGGCGGTGTTTCAGGCGTACCCCCAGCACAAGTCGTGGTCATTGGTGGTGGGGTGGTCGGAACCAATGCGGCCAGGATTGCGATGGGCATGGAAGCACACGTTACACTGCTCGAAAAATCGATCCCTCGCCTCCAGCAGTTGGATTCTTTATACGGATCAAGATTAAATACCATATTTTCGACCACCGATGCACTGGAAGAATACGTTACCACAGCAGATTTGATCATTGGTTCAGTATTGATTCCCGGCGGCGCAGCACCAAAACTGGTCAACCGCGAAATGGTAAGCCGTATGAAGCGCGGTTCGGTATTGGTTGATGTAGCTATCGACCAAGGCGGTTGCTTTGAAACTTCAAAACCAACTACATTGGCTGACCCAATTTTTACTGTTGATGAGGTGGTGCATTATTGCGTTTCCAATATGCCCGGTGCAGTCGCTCGTACTTCAACTTTCGCTTTGAATAATGCAACGCTGCCATTCGTATTAGCATTGGCCAATAAAGGCTATCGCAGAGCGCTTACCGATGATCAGTATTTTCGTGATGGTTTGAATGTGTATCGCGGACATTTAACGCATGCTGCCGTTGCACGGGACCTTGGTATAACGCACACAGATGCATTAAATGCGTTAATATAGTTCGTCACAACTTATTTTAAGAGTGAATACATCCAGTAAGATTAGCTAACAATACTCTTACTTACTGGGAAAAATGCGATAAAACTATTATGAAATATTTGCTTGCCTTAGCTTTGATTTTATTTTTTGCCAATACCCATGCAGTAGCCGAATGGAAAAAAATTGGCGAAAGTGAAAAAAGGGACGGCTACACAGCCTATGTCGATTTGACTTCAGCTCGGAAAGCAAACAATCGAGTCAAAATGTGGGTCCTTTTTGATTACAACAAAGAACAAAAAGTTTCTGGCTTTAATTTCTTGTCTGAAAAAATTCGCCGCGAATATGATTGTGAAGAAGAACAAATGCGAATGTTGTCCTTTGCACTTTTTAGTTGGAATATGGAAAAAGGAGACTTGGTGCGTTCCTATAACCAGCCTCAAAAATGGGAAAAGATTCAACCTCAGAGTATGAATGAATTAGAGTGGAAAGCCGCTTGCCATTCAACGATCAAATCATAAACACTTGAATTTGATACGCAGTTGCAGTTTCAAATTTTTTGCCAGAATTTCTGGCAACGGCAAGCAGGACCGCGCCTCTGCTCACCGCTACCGCTTCTTACACAAATATCCAGTTTGTACTAGCTCAACACACTAACATCATCCCAAGAAATCTGATCAGGATGCACACCCACCAACGTGATAGAAATACCAGGGCCGAAATCTACAATAAAATTATCGCCTTCCTGGCGAATTTCATGAATAAAGCTAGCCAAGTGATCTTTTGACGTTAAACCTAGCCCCGTATCGAATACCAGAGTATCGTCGTCAGAAAAGAAATCCCCAATTCTTAGATGACTCGCCTCGCGAATCACAAAATCATCAGACCCTCTGCCACCATGACAATCTTCACCACCACGAACAGCAATGAAATCGTCACCATCGGTTGGTAAATACTTGAGATCATCCTTCAATTCAAAGCCGTCACCAATCCATTGCTCAGAAATACGGTTGTATACACCGCTACCATCGGTATCGGCATAGCGCGTAATTTCCGTTCCGAATGGCTTGGGCTCGCGATGCTCCACCACACCATTTGCATCAACTGTATAAATATCATCCGCATCAATTGATTTTGATTGATATGAACCATCTTTAAATTCGAAAACCTGGGTAACCATACCATTATTGATCGTAAACTTGAATTGTTTATGACTTCCTGATTGAGGAGAGTCATCATTAAAATCATCGCTTCCAGAACTCATTTTTTTCTCCTAATTAGAATTAACTTAATTCCAATTAGATTACAGTGCATCGAGAAAAACAATGGTACAAATTCCCGATTATGCGGTGATACTTGTCATACACCCTACTCACTTACTGTTTGATTGGATTACGTTGCGCTGCTGTAAGTTGATTGCCCCAATCTGCAGGCAAATTTTGTACCCAGCCGTTATAAACCACCGGAATCGGTAATATCCCTTGCCCATCTATGCCTGTATTGGTTGCGATTACATCATCGCTAACTGTTGCACTTTGAGAAAACAAACCGATTCTACCAACCACAGCAGCATCGACAGGGCTTCCGTCACCGTTTGGATCGGGATCAACAACCAACATACGGTTAGAAAATTTACTGGAAACATAGGCATAATAACCGCCGCCTTTGGTCGGTTCGGTATTGAATGGCATATTTGTGGCGCCGGTAGGATAAATCAAACTGGTTCTGGTGTGTATAGTATTTGAATTGCCAGAAAAATGAACGATCCCGCCCCAAGGGGCGAGGAATTAAACCCGGTAGAGATTAAGAATAGCTCCATCACTAACAAAGTCCACGTGCAAGGTCACTCTGTAAATCTTGAACAGCTTCTAATCCAACAGCGATTCGCAATAATCCATCAGAAATACCCGCCGCATCACGGGCATCTTGGCTAATTCTCGCATGTGTGGTAGTAGCCGGGTGAGTTAACGTGCTTTTGGTATCTCCTAAATTAGCTGTTATCGAAATCAACTGAGTTGAATCAATTACTCGCCACGCCGCTTCCTTTCCACCTTTTACTTCAAAAGCAACAATACCTCCACCTGTTTTTTGTTGCTTCTTCGCAAGCTCATGTTGAGCATGTGATGCCAGTCCTGGATAAAACACCCTCACCACATTCGGCTGAGATTCCAACCACTGTGCCACTTTCAGTGCATGATTCGAATGTGCTTCCATGCGTACTTTGAGCGTTTCAAGTCCTTTCATGATCACCCAGGCATTAAACGCACTGAGTGTAGGACCAGTTGTACGCAAGAAACCAAAAATACCACCATCCATCAACAAATCTCGCTTACCTAATACGGCCCCACCCAACACTCTACCTTGCCCTTCCAAGTATTTAGTAGCGGAATGAATAACAATATCGGCACCTAATTCAAGGGGTTTCTGTAGCGCAGGTGTACAAAAACAATTATCGACAGCTAACCAAATCCCTGACTTCCGAGCTACGGCTGATAATGCGGCAATATCCGATATTTCTGTCAACGGATTGGAAGGAGTTTCAAGAAAAAAAAGTTTAGTATTCGGTTGAGTCGCGGCTTGCCATGAAGAAACATCCGTAGCCGATACAAAAGTGGTATCGATATTAAACTTTTTCAGAATATTATTAAACAGATTAACCGTAGAACCGAACAAACTTCTGGATGCAACAATATGATCGCCTGCAGCAAGCAAACCCATTACACATGAAAGTATCGCAGACATGCCCGATGAAGTGGCAATGCATGCCTCTGCTCCTTCGAGTACAGCAAGGCGTTCCTCAAAGGCCGTCACAGTAGGGTTGGTAAACCTTGAATAAATATTGCCTGGCTCACTACCGGAAAAACGGGCTGCTGCTTGCGCTGCACTATCAAAAACGTAACTCGACGTCAGATAGATTGCTTCTGAATGTTCGTTAAATTGACTGCGATGAATACCGGTATGCAGCGCGAGCGTTTCCGGTTGCAAATGATCAGACATATAGATGCGTCTCAAATAAATAATTAAAAATCTGACACCAAGCTTGTGATACGTGCTACATCAACTAAATAATTCTATTATGAATACATGAAGTTCAGAAAGATCTCAATCAGGAACCACCAGACTCAAGTCTAGCTGCGTATTAGGATGAGAACGTGTCAATGGCGGGCAAGCTCGCTGTAGCTCAATCCGCTTTAGGTATTCCGCAGTTACATCTTTAGTTAAATAGATTCCATCAAAACAAGAAGTTTCAAACTTATCCACTTTAGGTAGCGCCTTTGAAACAGCCAATTTAAGTGCATCCAAATCCTGAAACACCAGATAATCAGCACCAATCTCTTGGCAGATCTCATCCGTACTACGGTCTGTTGCGATCAATTCCTGCCTTGTCGGCATATCGATTCCATACACATTAGGAAATCTAACCGGAGGAGCCGCAGAGGCAAAATAGATTTTGTTAGCACCTGCTTCCCTACCCATTTGTACAATTTCACGGCTAGTCGTACCACGCACGATAGAATCGTCAACCAGTAAAACATTTTTCCCGCGAAATTCCACACTAATTGCATTAAGTTTTTGTTTGACAGATTTGCGCCGTAATTGCTGGCCAGGCATAATAAAAGTTCGCCCAACATAACGATTTTTTACAAACCCTTCGCGAAAGTTAACACCCAATTGATAAGCCAGTTGTAATGCACTCGGGCGGCTTGAATCCGGTATCGGAATTACTACATCAATATCCAAGTGATGCATGGATTTCTTAATTTTCTCAGCCAAATGCTCACCCATATTCAACCGCGCCTCATATACTGAAATACCATCCATCACCGAATCAGGGCGTGCCATATAAACATACTCGAATATGCAAGGATTCGAAGAATATTCCGTAGCACACTGTTTATTATAAAAATTACCAGCTTCATCAATAAAAATTGCCTCTCCCGGTTTAACATCCCGAATCAGTTTAAAACCAAGCGTATCTAATGCGGCACTTTCTGATGACACCAAAAATTCTGTTCCATATTCATTCTCTATCGAACCGAAGACTAATGGCCTGATACCAAATGGATCTCGAAACGCCAGTAATCCATACCCTGCAATCATAGCTACTACGGCGTAAGCACCTCGACAGCGTTTATGCACGCCAGCCACGGCAGTAAAAATAGCTTCAGGATCCAACTGATAATTACGCGTACTCGCTTGTAATTCATGCGCAAAAACATTGAGCAGCACTTCAGAATCGGAATTGGTATTAACATGACGTAGATCGGTTCGGAATAACTCCTCATTCAATTCCGCTGCATTCGTCAGGTTTCCATTGTGACCGAGAACTATACCGAATGGCGAGTTGACATAGAATGGTTGCGCTTCGGCTGTGGAGCTCACAGATCCGGCTGTCGGATAACGCACATGACCAATCCCCATATTACCAGCGAGAGCACGCATATTCCTGGTACGAAACACATCTCGCACCATACCAAGACCTTTATGCATATGGAAAGTATTGTGTTGCGCTGTAACAATACCACCCGCATCTTGTCCACGATGCTGTAGTGTTAGCAATCCATCATAAAGCAGTTGATTAACAGGCGATTGCGCAACTACACCCAAAACTCCGCACATAAAGAAACCTCATTCGTTTCAATTACTTGAACTGATCAATAACAAATAAAATTATCAAAAAGCACAAATAAGTTCTAAAAATCAATAACTCTCTTTTCTACTGAAATTAATATGTTGCGCTAGGTCTTCGGGTAACCAAGTTACAACCTGATTTGCCACCATTTCTAATGGCGCACTGAAATAGGCCTGCTGCCAAAACGATTGTGTCGGAATCTTCGTCAATCCAGCTATGAGCACAACGACAGTCACGATAATCAGTGCTCTTAAAAAGCCAAACAAAGAACCGAATAATCGATCGATAAACCCCAATCCGATATTCTTGATCAAAGCAGTCAATAACATCGTAAGTAATGCAGTATTCACTAATACCGTGAGAAATACCAGCACAAAAGTAACTAAAAACCGTAATGTCTCGCCTACAACAGCATCTGGAAGAAATTGTACAAAATAGGATGTATACGCGCCTGCTACAACAAATGCCGCAATCCAGCCAGCAATCGACAGCACTTCACGGACGAATCCTCGGGTGATACCTAAAATAACCGATACCAAAAAAATAACGCATACAACATAATCAAAAACAGTCATTGTCAAGAAATCGTTCTCGCGTATCAAAATCCTATGTTTCTAACAATAAATGCTCAAACGCCGATAATCACTTCATTATTTGGAAGTGATCACACCATCAAAACCCAATTTATTTAGTTTCTTCAATTCATTCTCTGCAACGCTTCTTGAAGCTAGTGGGCCAATCCGCACGCGAGTTACTTCGCCACTACTGGTTTTAATAATCTCTGTGTAGGCTCGGAATCCACTCATAACCAAATTTTCTAATTGTTGCTTAGCCTTTGATTGGTCGGAAAAAGCCCCCAATTGTATCACCACACCTCCTTTAGGAATCTCAGTCGTACCGATAACATCGGCAGTGGCATTAGCAGTATTATTTGAACTATTTGGAAGATGTGTTGTAGAGACTGCCGGAGACTTTGGTTCCATTACTACCGTTACACGCTTAGCATCTATTTTTGGCTTGATACCAGGTATAGGAAGACGTTTTTGCTCGTCTTGAATCGCTTCAAAATCATCCACGAATGGCACATTCTCCTTCATGGAATCAGGAAGCTGATTTGCTTCTTGAATCAGGTCATTCGATGGAATAGATTGCTTAGGCAAATGAACTGGAGCAGTGTTATTACCCCTATCTGCATCATGCAAGTTAATGACGACTTCCTGCTGTTCATTACCCGTTTTAGGCTCGTCAAAAATAGCAGGCAGCACGATAATTGAAACTATCACCAAAACAATCGCTCCAACCAGTCGCCTTCTTGCGCGTTTTCGCAGTAACAGCTCTTCTTCACTAATATTTTTGTTCATTTATAATCCAATGAAAATATCTTTCAAAGCGTCTTCCAGTGCCTCAGTACATCACCCACCGTATAGAAGGATCCAAACACACAAATTCTATCATTTTTAGTCGCTTGTCCACAGGCAAAAACGAATGCATCAATTACATTTAAAAATGACAAAACACCATTTTTGTCAGCACTAATACCGGCATCATATAGCTGACTACAAATATAATCCGCCGTTGCTGCACGTTCGGAATGAACGGATGAAACCAACCAAACATCAATCTGCTGTTTTATTTGTGAAACGACACCCGATATATCTTTATCTGCAAGCATGGCAAAAACCGCATAGGTTTTCCCGGTCGGTTTAGTTGCTGCTAAGTTACTCGATAGCACCGAAGCCGCGGCCGGATTATGTGCCACATCGAGAACAATCATCGGGTATGTAGATACGACTTGAAATCTTCCCGGTATGATCGCTTCACTCAATCCATCGCGAATATTTTGCATCGTCACCGGCAATATGGCTTTAAGTGCATCTAAAGCAGCCAAACAAGTACTAGCATTTTGTAATTGTTTCTGACCTCGGAGTGCAGGAAATGGAAGTGAGTATCGACAATCTTTTGGTCCCCAGTAATCCCATTGCGATAACTTATCAACATAACCGAATTGTTTATTCAGCAACAACAAATCAGGATCGATTTGATTGATTTGTTGCCATACCTTGCTTGGCAAATCCGTCTCAGCACAAACCGCAGGTTTTCCTTTTCTAAAGATAGCAACTTTTTCACAACCTATTTTTTCACGGCTATCACCGAGATACTCCATATGGTCAAAATCGATACTCGTTACAATGGAACAATCTGGGGAAAATACATTAACTGCATCCAAGCGACCACCTAATCCAACTTCCAAAATTGCTACCTCTACCTCAGATCGAATAAACCAATCCATTGCCGCTAGGGTGCCAAATTCGAAAAAAGTCAGCGATATATGACAAGATTCTCTAGCTTCATTGATACGTTC encodes the following:
- a CDS encoding O-succinylhomoserine sulfhydrylase, yielding MSDHLQPETLALHTGIHRSQFNEHSEAIYLTSSYVFDSAAQAAARFSGSEPGNIYSRFTNPTVTAFEERLAVLEGAEACIATSSGMSAILSCVMGLLAAGDHIVASRSLFGSTVNLFNNILKKFNIDTTFVSATDVSSWQAATQPNTKLFFLETPSNPLTEISDIAALSAVARKSGIWLAVDNCFCTPALQKPLELGADIVIHSATKYLEGQGRVLGGAVLGKRDLLMDGGIFGFLRTTGPTLSAFNAWVIMKGLETLKVRMEAHSNHALKVAQWLESQPNVVRVFYPGLASHAQHELAKKQQKTGGGIVAFEVKGGKEAAWRVIDSTQLISITANLGDTKSTLTHPATTTHARISQDARDAAGISDGLLRIAVGLEAVQDLQSDLARGLC
- a CDS encoding SPOR domain-containing protein translates to MNKNISEEELLLRKRARRRLVGAIVLVIVSIIVLPAIFDEPKTGNEQQEVVINLHDADRGNNTAPVHLPKQSIPSNDLIQEANQLPDSMKENVPFVDDFEAIQDEQKRLPIPGIKPKIDAKRVTVVMEPKSPAVSTTHLPNSSNNTANATADVIGTTEIPKGGVVIQLGAFSDQSKAKQQLENLVMSGFRAYTEIIKTSSGEVTRVRIGPLASRSVAENELKKLNKLGFDGVITSK
- the purF gene encoding amidophosphoribosyltransferase, with the protein product MCGVLGVVAQSPVNQLLYDGLLTLQHRGQDAGGIVTAQHNTFHMHKGLGMVRDVFRTRNMRALAGNMGIGHVRYPTAGSVSSTAEAQPFYVNSPFGIVLGHNGNLTNAAELNEELFRTDLRHVNTNSDSEVLLNVFAHELQASTRNYQLDPEAIFTAVAGVHKRCRGAYAVVAMIAGYGLLAFRDPFGIRPLVFGSIENEYGTEFLVSSESAALDTLGFKLIRDVKPGEAIFIDEAGNFYNKQCATEYSSNPCIFEYVYMARPDSVMDGISVYEARLNMGEHLAEKIKKSMHHLDIDVVIPIPDSSRPSALQLAYQLGVNFREGFVKNRYVGRTFIMPGQQLRRKSVKQKLNAISVEFRGKNVLLVDDSIVRGTTSREIVQMGREAGANKIYFASAAPPVRFPNVYGIDMPTRQELIATDRSTDEICQEIGADYLVFQDLDALKLAVSKALPKVDKFETSCFDGIYLTKDVTAEYLKRIELQRACPPLTRSHPNTQLDLSLVVPD
- a CDS encoding CvpA family protein gives rise to the protein MTVFDYVVCVIFLVSVILGITRGFVREVLSIAGWIAAFVVAGAYTSYFVQFLPDAVVGETLRFLVTFVLVFLTVLVNTALLTMLLTALIKNIGLGFIDRLFGSLFGFLRALIIVTVVVLIAGLTKIPTQSFWQQAYFSAPLEMVANQVVTWLPEDLAQHINFSRKESY
- the folC gene encoding bifunctional tetrahydrofolate synthase/dihydrofolate synthase, which produces MIRSSDIHPSLRSLSDWLAYLEAIHPKMIDMGLERVSRVKEQLGLNPKFPLIIVAGTNGKGSVCVILEAVLTRAGYRVGCYTSPHLLRYNERMRINKVEVDDESLCRVFERINEARESCHISLTFFEFGTLAAMDWFIRSEVEVAILEVGLGGRLDAVNVFSPDCSIVTSIDFDHMEYLGDSREKIGCEKVAIFRKGKPAVCAETDLPSKVWQQINQIDPDLLLLNKQFGYVDKLSQWDYWGPKDCRYSLPFPALRGQKQLQNASTCLAALDALKAILPVTMQNIRDGLSEAIIPGRFQVVSTYPMIVLDVAHNPAAASVLSSNLAATKPTGKTYAVFAMLADKDISGVVSQIKQQIDVWLVSSVHSERAATADYICSQLYDAGISADKNGVLSFLNVIDAFVFACGQATKNDRICVFGSFYTVGDVLRHWKTL